A genomic window from Fusarium falciforme chromosome 2, complete sequence includes:
- a CDS encoding Deoxyhypusine hydroxylase, producing MSSDAEKPTSMETVLKLRESLCSEDTPLPIRFRALFSLKHVAVTQINPEDVKVAAIEAIAAGFTSPSALLKHELAYCLGQTCNTAAVKPLREVLADLKEDPMCRHEAAEALGALGWADNLDILREYRDRKGEDISIVETCEIAIERVEWENSEERQKEKLRPSAFSSIDPAPPMPETDKKAEVAELGRKLMDTSAPLFIRYRAMFALRDLASPPDLPTAVPAVLELAKGFADSSALFRHEIAFVFGQLSHPASIPSLTAALSDVNEASMVRHEAAEALGSLGDEEGVEDTLRRFLHDKEKVVRESVIVALDIADYEKGGETEYALIPEVGGAAA from the exons atgTCGTCCGACGCCGAGAAGCCCACCTCCATGGAGACGGTCCTCAAGCTGAGGGAGTCCCTCTGCTCCGAAGATACCCCTCTCCCCATCCGTTTCCGtgctctcttctccctcaagcACGTGGCAGTGACCCAGATCAACCCTGAGGACGTCAAGGTTGCCGCTATCGAGGCCATCGCGGCTGGCTTCACCTCGCCTTCTGCCCTTCTGAAGCACGAGCTTGCCTACTGCCTCGGTCAGACCTGCAACACTGCTGCCGTCAAGCCTCTCCGTGAGGTTCTCGCCGATCTCAAGGAGGATCCCATGTGCCGTCATGAGGCTGCCGAGGCCCTGGGTGCCCTGGGATGGGCCGACAACCTGGACATCCTCCGAGAGTACCGCGACCGCAAGGGGGAGGATATTAGCATTGTTGAGACGTGCGAGATCGCCATTGAGCGCGTTGAGTGGGAGAACTCGGAGGAACGGCAAAAGGAGAAGTTGCGCCCAAG TGCCTTTTCTTCTATCGACCCTGCGCCCCCGATGCCCGAAACcgacaagaaggccgaggtcgCGGAGCTCGGCCGAAAGCTCATGGATACGAGCGCGCCTCTGTTCATCCGGTACCGTGCCATGTTTGCCCTTCGCGATCTTGCCTCCCCTCCTGATCTGCCCACAGCAGTTCCTGCTGTGCTTGAGCTTGCCAAGGGCTTCGCCGATTCGTCGGCGTTGTTCCGTCATGAAATTGCCTTTGTTTTTGGCCAGCTGTCGCACCCTGCTTCCATCCCCTCCCTCACTGCTGCGCTGAGCGATGTCAACGAGGCCAGCATGGTTCGACACGAGGCAGCTGAGGCGCTGGGTagccttggtgatgaggagGGTGTCGAGGATACCCTGAGGCGGTTCCTCcatgacaaggagaaggtggTTCGAGAGAGTGTCATCGTCGCGCTCGATATCGCCGATTATGAAAAGGGTGGAGAGACGGAGTATGCTTTGATTCCCGAAGTCGGAGGAGCTGCTGCATGA
- a CDS encoding Cytosolic Fe-S cluster assembly factor NBP35 encodes MSPSLEAPEPVEDVFANPIKQKPQLVAPEPQHCPGPESQQAGTADSCAGCPNQAICASAPKGPDPDIPIISARLENVKHKILVLSGKGGVGKSTFTSLLAHAFATNPDSTVGIMDTDICGPSIPKMMGVEGETVHVSGTGWSPIWVMDNLSVMSIQFLLPNRDDAVIWRGPKKNGLIKQFLKDVEWGDLDFLLVDTPPGTSDEHLSVNSFLKESGIDGAVMVTTPQEVSLLDVRKEIDFCRKAGIRVLGLAENMSSFVCPKCSNASEIFKASTGGGRALAEEMGIPFLGSVPLDPRIRMACDYGESYFDSFPDSPACIAFQGVVKNVAMQLGLDTQSVLPDE; translated from the coding sequence ATGTCACCCTCGCTCGAGGCGCCGGAGCCGGTGGAGGATGTCTTCGCAAACCCCATAAAGCAGAAGCCGCAGCTCGTCGCTCCGGAACCCCAGCACTGCCCAGGTCCCGAGTCACAGCAGGCCGGCACAGCGGACTCGTGTGCCGGGTGCCCGAACCAGGCCATCTGCGCTTCGGCGCCAAAGGGCCCCGACCCGGACATTCCCATTATCTCAGCGCGCCTCGAGAATGTCAAGCACAAGATTCTCGTGCTAAGCGGCAAGGGCGGCGTGGGGAAGAGTACCTTTACGTCCCTGCTGGCGCACGCCTTTGCGACCAACCCGGACAGCACCGTGGGCATCATGGATACAGATATCTGCGGACCCAGCATCCCCAAGATGATGGGAGTCGAGGGAGAGACGGTACATGTCAGTGGTACGGGATGGTCACCGATCTGGGTCATGGACAACCTTTCCGTCATGAGCATTCAGTTCCTGCTACCCAACCGGGACGATGCCGTTATCTGGCGAGGCCCCAAGAAGAACGGTCTCATTAAGCAGTTTCTTAAGGACGTGGAATGGGGCGACCTCGATTTTCTACTCGTGGATACACCACCGGGCACAAGCGACGAGCACCTCAGCGTCAACTCATTCCTTAAAGAGAGTGGCATCGACGGAGCTGTCATGGTCACCACACCGCAAGAAGTGTCACTGCTGGATGTGCGCAAGGAGATTGACTTTTGTCGAAAGGCTGGCATCAGGGTATTGGGACTCGCAGAGAACATGAGCAGCTTCGTCTGCCCAAAGTGTTCCAACGCGAGTGAGATCTTCAAGGCGAGCACAGGAGGTGGACGAGCACTGGCAGAGGAGATGGGCATTCCCTTCCTGGGATCAGTACCTCTGGACCCAAGGATTCGGATGGCGTGTGATTACGGCGAGAGTTACTTCGACTCGTTCCCAGACAGCCCAGCCTGTATCGCGTTCCAAGGGGTGGTCAAGAATGTTGCGATGCAGTTGGGATTGGATACCCAGAGCGTGTTGCCGGACGAGTAG